In Mytilus trossulus isolate FHL-02 chromosome 6, PNRI_Mtr1.1.1.hap1, whole genome shotgun sequence, a single window of DNA contains:
- the LOC134720979 gene encoding uncharacterized protein LOC134720979 gives MVDPVIGFTVVTFCSLIHEIKGSNSTITATYTETYPKIVITICIALFGVILAVIIAKVANVCHDRAVIQDDASDISDNTKNIIRARLSLIALQRKARNVGIGTKFFRLWSRKANDTLTGNENDKTSSTVITVEEAKSKTKEKDKNALSSKLTVLLSNKIKQEPENGSKTKESNIQSSVNSKASTSTNNSSPSPKLKPKLPIARPPSGKKQETFIGPNVSRSNSLTDSRPDSRADFGTKVSPGKPRDVTSATGVSISVSINGNNGNNKTKKSVTFQEFVEVNGDHSSSTKAAEISNSNKSNLKKT, from the exons ATGGTGGACCCTGTCATTGGGTTCACAGTTGTTACTTTTTGCTCACTGATACATGAAATAAAAG GTTCCAATAGTACGATTACGGCAACTTACACTGAAACGTACCCCAAAATAGTCATAACTATCTGTATAGCATTGTTTGGTGTAATTCTTGCAGTTATTATAGCAAAGGTAGCTAATGTCTGCCATGATAGAGCTGTTATTCAGGATGATGCCAGCGACATTAGTGATAACACGAAAAATATCATCAGAGCTAGACTGTCGCTTATAGCATTACAAAGGAAGGCCAGAAACGTAGGAATAGGCACGAAATTTTTCCGACTGTGGTCAAGAAAAGCAAATGATACATTGACAGGAAATGAAAATGACAAGACTTCAAGTACTGTTATTACTGTAGAAGAAGCGAAATCAAAGACCAAAGAAAAGGATAAAAATGCATTGTCTAGTAAATTGACTGTCCTGctatcaaacaaaattaaacaagaacCAGAGAACGGATCAAAAACTAAGGAAAGCAATATTCAATCAAGTGTAAATAGTAAAGCATCCACTTCTACAAACAATAGTTCTCCTTCTCCAAAATTAAAACCCAAATTACCCATAGCCAGACCGCCGTCTGgtaaaaaacaagaaactttTATAGGACCTAATGTTTCTAGATCGAATTCTTTAACTGACTCTAGACCCGATTCTAGAGCGGACTTTGGTACTAAAGTTTCTCCTGGTAAACCACGTGATGTTACGTCAGCAACAGGTGTTTCTATTAGTGTTTCTATAAATGGAAATAATGGCAATAATAAGACAAAGAAGAGTGTTACATTTCAAGAGTTTGTAGAAGTT
- the LOC134723275 gene encoding perlucin-like protein, which translates to MFSSVLFIIVGYVCGVNSQSCHQGWTYYQKSCYYFSDITLDWINAGAFCQVHHSELVAIETGAENAFIESEVKNRTDPSQGGYWLGGNDSVTEGVWEWTSTDEVFDYTNFAPGEPNDVNGGEDCLMTSTALNGKWNDGICSTHLQFICERMKEGPVIG; encoded by the exons ATGTTTTCATCAGTCCTGTTTATAATTGTTG GATATGTATGTGGAGTTAATTCACAATCTTGTCATCAGGGATGGACATATTACCAAAAGTCTTGTTATTACTTTAGTGACATTACTTTAGACTGGATAAACGCAGGg gCGTTTTGTCAAGTTCACCATTCTGAACTTGTTGCAATAGAAACAGGAGCCGAGAACGCATTTATAGAGAGCGAGGTGAAAAACAGAACAG ACCCAAGTCAAGGTGGTTATTGGTTAGGAGGAAACGATTCAGTGACAGAAGGGGTATGGGAATGGACATCTACTGACGAAGTTTTTGATTATACCAACTTTGCCCCCGGAGAACCAAATGATGTTAATGGAGGGGAGGACTGCTTGATGACAAGTACTGCTCTCAATGGTAAATGGAATGATGGAATTTGCTCTACCCATTTACAATTCATCTGCGAAAGAAT GAAAGAAGGACCGGTCATTGGATAG